The following are encoded in a window of Rhizobium sp. 11515TR genomic DNA:
- a CDS encoding conjugal transfer protein TraD, whose amino-acid sequence MTSDRKRETREKMIFGGLIIKAGLRKADRAFLLGALIEASRIPPDTAQYRELHKIGMEAFRADARMNNSESKDLDV is encoded by the coding sequence ATGACAAGCGATCGCAAGCGTGAAACGCGCGAAAAGATGATCTTCGGCGGATTGATCATCAAGGCTGGCTTGAGAAAAGCCGATCGCGCGTTCCTGCTCGGTGCCTTGATCGAAGCCAGCCGGATCCCGCCAGATACCGCGCAGTACCGTGAGCTTCACAAGATTGGTATGGAAGCGTTCCGAGCCGATGCACGCATGAATAATTCGGAGAGCAAGGATCTAGATGTTTGA
- a CDS encoding TraC family protein, whose translation MRARTTVSEIDTQIELLAEKRKNMVAKANERFASAARRAGLAELDISDAELNDVFAEIRARFRDDEKRTAGESA comes from the coding sequence ATGCGTGCAAGAACCACGGTTTCCGAGATTGACACACAGATCGAGCTGCTCGCAGAGAAACGAAAGAACATGGTCGCCAAGGCCAATGAACGTTTCGCTAGTGCGGCACGGAGGGCCGGTCTTGCCGAACTGGACATTTCCGATGCCGAGCTCAATGACGTTTTCGCCGAGATCAGAGCGCGATTTCGCGACGACGAAAAAAGGACAGCGGGCGAATCCGCTTAA
- a CDS encoding RES family NAD+ phosphorylase produces the protein MMAPPARGPSGAAAPPPDWLKNANLPITTIPAGSVLHRIHRSSFDPVFFGPGAGHDPIYRFDSASGRFGVLYIGHAFAGAFAETILRNPQRLMVAEREIVTRSVTELTSRTALRMVTMHGAGLQILGTDNSISTGPYEPCGAWADALWDHPEEPDGIAYLSRHDPSEVCYAVFERKPIAFEAKATHPLSAMQSDVARLLHRYGKSLSADV, from the coding sequence CTGATGGCCCCGCCGGCGCGAGGACCGTCCGGGGCGGCGGCGCCGCCGCCCGATTGGTTGAAGAATGCGAACTTACCGATCACGACCATTCCGGCCGGATCGGTGTTGCACCGGATTCACCGATCGAGCTTTGATCCGGTGTTTTTCGGACCGGGAGCCGGCCACGATCCAATTTATCGATTTGATAGCGCAAGTGGACGATTCGGCGTGCTCTATATCGGCCACGCCTTCGCAGGCGCGTTCGCCGAGACGATCCTGCGCAACCCGCAACGGCTGATGGTTGCAGAACGCGAAATTGTCACCCGGTCGGTAACGGAGCTCACCAGCCGGACGGCTCTGCGCATGGTGACGATGCACGGCGCCGGGCTGCAGATCCTCGGCACGGATAATTCAATCTCCACCGGCCCCTATGAGCCATGCGGCGCATGGGCCGATGCGCTCTGGGATCATCCGGAGGAGCCGGACGGGATTGCCTATCTGTCCCGGCATGATCCCAGCGAGGTCTGCTACGCGGTCTTCGAGCGCAAACCGATCGCCTTCGAGGCGAAGGCGACGCATCCCCTGTCTGCCATGCAAAGCGACGTCGCGCGGCTGCTCCACCGCTACGGCAAGTCCCTTTCTGCTGACGTGTAA
- a CDS encoding DNA-binding protein encodes MPRAPHSTELVLSFQTDPDSVQAAFLRRAMSALERIAATTPSKALTAALGAPTGAGTLAQILSHPEFIGEAVSNLDPMVPALARNVEHRNQLLLRAGGVLSAEEAGKIAGITRQAIDKRRRGNAILGVREGSDWKYPACQFRDGEVLPGIAEVVRGLADQGAWATLDFLLARDSALGGRSPLEALRQGDLGAVERLVRANTGDGFA; translated from the coding sequence ATGCCTCGCGCCCCGCATTCAACTGAGCTCGTGCTGAGTTTCCAGACCGACCCGGATTCCGTCCAGGCCGCATTTCTGCGTCGTGCAATGTCGGCACTCGAACGGATTGCCGCGACAACACCGTCGAAGGCGCTCACGGCGGCTCTCGGCGCGCCGACGGGCGCAGGAACGCTCGCGCAAATCCTCAGCCATCCCGAGTTTATCGGGGAGGCGGTGAGCAATCTCGACCCGATGGTCCCGGCGCTCGCGCGCAATGTCGAGCATCGGAACCAACTGCTCCTACGTGCCGGCGGCGTCCTTTCCGCCGAAGAAGCCGGCAAAATTGCGGGCATCACCCGCCAAGCGATCGACAAGCGGCGTCGGGGCAACGCGATCCTTGGCGTCCGGGAGGGAAGCGACTGGAAATATCCAGCCTGCCAGTTCCGGGACGGAGAGGTTTTGCCGGGGATAGCCGAGGTCGTTCGCGGTCTCGCGGACCAAGGCGCCTGGGCTACGCTCGATTTTCTGCTTGCGCGGGATAGCGCGCTCGGCGGCCGGTCGCCATTGGAGGCTTTGCGCCAGGGTGATCTCGGCGCGGTCGAGCGGCTAGTCCGCGCCAATACCGGCGACGGCTTCGCCTGA